AACCCTGGTATGTCCAAAATCGCCGAATTTAAACAAGGTGATGAAGGGGAAGTTGAAAAAGTAGCTGAATACGCTGCTGAAAAAGGCATAGATATTGCCTTTATTGGTCCTGAAGCTCCACTTGGAAAAGGAATTGTAGATGAACTTCAAAAAAATGGAATTAAATGTGTTGGACCAACTCAGAGTGCAGCTAGAATTGAAACTGATAAATCGTTTATGAGAAAACTCTTTGAAGACTATGAAATTGAAGGGTCTTTAATTTACAAAGTATTTGATAATTCTGAAGACGTTTCTAAATTCCTAGATGAATTTGACCGTGATGTTGTAGTAAAACCTGTCGGATTGACTGGCGGTAAGGGAGTTAAGATTGTTGGAGACCATCTTAAAGATAATGAAGAAGCAAAAGAATACTCCTGTGAAGTTATTGATCATGTAATGGGAGGATTTGCTCAAGTTATAATTGAAGAACGATTAATTGGTGAAGAATTCACTATCCAAGCATTCTGTGATGGCAAACACTTAGCGCCAATGCCTGCAGCACAAGACCATCCTCATGCATTTGAAGGAGATGTAGGTGCAATAACAGGTGGAATGGGTTCATACTCTGATGTTGATGGCCTATTACCATTTTTAAGCCAGAAAAATTATGATAAGGCCGTAAAAATCATGCAAGATACTATTGAAGCCATTGCAAAAGAAGCTGAACCATACAAAGGCATTTTATATGGCCAGTTCATGTTAACATCTGATGGGCCAAAACTAATTGAATATAATGCAAGATTTGGAGATCCTGAAGCAATGAATGTATTGCCTCTTTTAAAAACTCCTCTTGTAGATGTTTGCAAATCTATTGTAGACGGAAATTTAGATACAGTAGAATTTGAAAACAAAGCCAGTGTATGTAAATACATTGTACCTGATGGATATCCTGAAACGGAATATGCTGGAGAACTAATAGAAGTGGATGAAGTAGCTATCGAAAAATTCGGTGCAAAAGTGTTTTATGCAGCTGTTTCAGCTGAAGATGATGGAATTCACTTATCTGGTTCAAGAGCATTAGGTATTGTAGCTAGTGGAGAATCTATTGAAGAAGCAGAAAAAGTAGCCGAAAAAGCATGTGAATTTGTTAAAGGCAATGTTTACCATAGACGTGATGTGGGAACCGCCGAGTTAGTAAATAAACGTGTTGAACATATGAAAGAAATTTTAAATTGAAATTTCTATTTTTTAATTTTTTGTGGTAATGTGGCTGGGGAATGATGGATAACTTAAAAACAGAACTAGTTCAGCATATTGAAAAACTCAAGGAAAATACTGTTGATGATAATCAAGTAAAAAAATTAGATGCTATGGCTGAACACATATCTAATATTGATTTTTCTTCTGTTAGTAGTGATAAATCTAAATTCTATAAAAAAATTAAGGAAGGAATGACATTTTTTGACAAATTCAAAATATCTCTTGAAAGTAATATTGATATTGATCCTGGAAGAATATTAGGTTTATCTGATGGTATTTTTGGAATGGTAATGACTCTTTTAGTATTTTGCATGGCATTGCCTAATGTTCAGTTATTCACCACTAATGATTTTATTTCATATATTCAATCAAACATACAGGTTTTTGGTTATACTTTAGTCAGTTTTATTCTTGTTAGTTCATTTTGGATTTATTACCATGAATTTATTAAAATCAATGATTTAAACATACCTTATTTATGGCTTAATATATTGTTTTTAGGTTGTATATCATTTATTCCATTTACAACTTCTCTAATCGGAACTTATTCTCATTTTTTCTATTCAGAAGTGATTTTTGGTTTAAATATACTTGTTACTATAATTTCTTTCATGTTAATGGTTTCTTATGCACATAAAAGAGGATTTTTAATAAAAAAGCTATCTAAAAATGAGGAAAAATATATTAATAATACTTTTTCCATGATAATGGGTCTTACTGTCATTGTAAATCTCTTAGATTTCAATGTTTCAAGTAATTTCATATATCTGTTCTTGTTAGTTCCAGTAATATCTACATTAAGGGATATTAATTTTAAAATGAAATCATAGAAACATTTAATATATATAAATAAGAAATATGTTATTTTCTTATGAGGGGATTATAAATGGCGAATAGTTTATTATCAGTTAATGACATCAAGGACGATGTTAAGTATATTTTAGATTTAGCTAGTAAAATTAAAGCAGGGGATATTGAGGATAAACCTCTTGAAGGTAAAACATTAGCAATGATTTTCCAAAAATCATCTACTCGTACTAGAGTATCTTTTGATGTTGGAATGTACCAATTAGGTGGAAGAGCAATCTTTTTATCATCTAATGATTTGCAAATGGGAAGGGGAGAACCAATTTCCGATACTGCAAAAGTTTTAAGTCGTTTTGTTGATGGAATAATGATTAGAGCTATTAAACATGAAGATGTAGTTAAATTAGCTAAATATTCTGATGTTCCTGTTATTAGCGGATTAACTGATTTAGAACATCCTTGCCAAGCACTTGCTGACATGTTAACGGTAAAAGAACATTTTGGCAGTTGTGAAGGCCGTAAAATCTGCTTTGTCGGTGATGGAAATAATGTATGTAATTCCCTTTTATTAATTGCTCCATTACTTGGTATGAATATATCTGTTGCTTGTCCGAAAGGTTATGAAACTTCTGAAGATATTTTAAACACCGCACGTGAATATGCGACTGAAAATAATACTGAAATCATTGTTAGCGACGATATTGAGGTAGCTTTAGAAAATGTTGATGTTGTATATACTGATGTTTGGGTAAGTATGGGTGATGAAGCTGAAGCTGCTCAAAGAAAAATCGATTTTGCACCATTCCAAGTCAACACAGATTTAATGAGTCTGGCTAATGATGATGCAATATTCATGCATTGTTTACCGGCTATTAGAGGTCAGGAAGTAACTAGTGATGTCATCGATTCTGACTGTTCTGTTATTTATGATGAAGCTGAAAATAGGATGCACGCTCAAAAAGCTGTTTTATATTACTATTTAAAATAGGCTGGCTAGCGCAAATATTATAAAAATAACAATTAAACAACCGCAACAGCATTTCCAGTCATCATCAGATGAATTATTATTGCTATTTGTTGTTTGAGTATTGTTGGGTATATAAGTGTAATTGGAGTTATGGTTTATATTTTCTGATTCAATCACGGTTGTTTTCTTAGCTTCTTCTTTTAATTTAATTCCGCAGTTTTTACAATAGATAGCATTTTCCGGATTTTTTTCACCGCATTCTCTACAATACATTCAAACCCCACCTCATTATTATTTTTAAAAAAATTATTAAACCTACACCACCAATAAAACCTGTGGTGAATCTTAAATTATTTTTACTTTCTCTTGGACCAAAATATTGGCTCAAACCATCAATTGCCACAGGAATCATTAAAATCATTGAGATTATAAGCATTTCTAGATTATATTCGTGAGGATAGAAGTAATTCACAATCAAATACAGGGCTAAACCGGTATAAAATCCACTACATCTTGCACAAACTGGAAACTGATGGCCTTTGATAAAGAAACCCCTCTCGGGGATTCTATGGCAAAAATATTTACCAATATTCATATTAATCCTTTAAGTTAATTATATATATTTTTATATTCATATGTAACTGTATAATATAAAATATAAAAAGGTTTTTAATATGAGAGGTGGAGAAGCAATAATTGAATCCCTTAAAAATATGGGAGTTAAAACAATCTTTGGTTATCCTGGTGGACAAACCATACCCTTCTACGACATGTTATATGATGCAGACATTGATCATATACTAGTTAGACACGAACAAGCCGCAGCTCATGCAGCTGACGGCTATGCAAGAGCATCTGGTCGTGTGGGAGTGTGTTTGGCAACTTCCGGTCCTGGAGCAACCAATCTTGTAACTGGTATAGGAACAGCTTACATGGATTCTTCTCCAATTGTGGCAATTACCGGCCAAGTTCCAAGTCATTTAATTGGAAATGATGCATTCCAAGAAGCGGATATTATTGGAATTACAATGCCGATTGTTAAACATAGTTTTCAACCTAAAGACCCTGATTTAATACCTTCCATGATTAAATCTAGTTTTGAACTTGCTATTTCTGGAAGACCTGGTCCAATTTTAATTGATGTTCCAAAAGAAGTTCAAGAAGGAGAGCTAACTGAATTTAGTGACGATTTAATTACTACTCCTGGTTATAATCCGACATTGAAAGGAAATCTCAGGCAAATTAAAAAAGCTAGTAATTTAATTAAAAAAGCTAAAAAACCAATTATTTTAGCTGGTGCGGGAGTTATAATTTCAAATGCATGCTGTGAGTTACAAAAACTTGCAGAAACTATTAATGCACCTGTCATGACATCTTTATTAGGTAAAGGAGCTATTGATGAAACTGCCGATTTGTCATTGGGTATGCTTGGTATGCATGGACGTAAAGTTTCAAATGATACAATCAACGAATCTGATTTGTTAATAGCTGTAGGTATTAGATTTTCAGATAGGACTACTGGAAGATTGGACAGTTTCGTTCCAGATACTAAAATTATTCATATTGATATTGATCCGGCTGAAATTGGTAAAAATGTAGATGTGGACTTGCCAATAGTTGGAGATGCAAAAAATATACTTAAATCACTTAATAAGACTTTAAATGGTTATAAATATTCAGATGAAGTAAGATCTTGGACTGATAATCTTATTAAGGCTAAAAAAGAATTGCTTCCAAGAGTAAGTTATAATAATGTTCCATTAAAACCTCAAAGAGTTATAAAAGAGATTTCAGAAGTTTTAAATGCTGATGCAATCCTCACAACTGATGTAGGTCAAAACCAGATGTGGGCAGCACACTTTTATGATACACAAAAACCGCGTAAATTCATCTCATCCGGAGGACTTGGAACAATGGGATTTGGATTCCCAGCAGCTATTGGAGCAAAAGTAGCATGTCCAGAAGAGGTTGTTGTATCTATTAATGGTGATGGTGGATTTTTGATGGTTTGCCAGGAACTTGCAACAGTTCATGATTATGACTTGCCGGTTATTGCTATTGTCTTGGAAAATAGAACATTAGGAATGGTATATCAATGGCAAAGTTTATTGTATAATGAAAGACACTCACAAACTAAATTTAAGGATTCACCAGACTTTGTAAAACTTGCAGAAAGTTTTGGAATAAATGCAGAAAGAATAACTAAACCTGGTGAAACTCGTGATGCCTTATCAAAAGCTATTAAAGATAATGAAGCAATAGTTCTTGATATTGTTATTGACCCAGAAGAAGCATTGCCTATGCTTCCACCAGGAGCGGGAATTAATGAAATGATTGGTGAGTATAAGCTTGAAAAGGATGTGATTTAAATGAATGGAAATTGTCACGTTATTTCAACATTAGTAGAAGACAGACCTGGTGTTTTACAGAAAGTAGCTGGTTTATTTAATAGAAGAGGTTTTAATATTGACAGTATCACAGTTGGCCAATCAGAAGTAGCAGGCCTATCTCGTATGATAATCACTGTTCATGCAGACCAAAAAGACCTAGAGCAAGTTACAAAACAATTAAATAAATTAGTTGACGTTATCAAGATTAAAGATATTACTGAAACTGCTGTTCAAAGGGAATTATGCCTTATTAAAGTGAATGTTCCTGATCAAAAAGCAAGAGCAGAAATAATGCAATATACAAATATTTTCAGAGCAAAAATTATTGATGTTACTGATCAAACACTATTAATTGAATTAACTGGAGATAGGAAAAAAATTAATGCATTTATATCTTTAGTAGAAAGTTACGGGATTAAAAAAATTGCCCGTACCGGCCTTACAGCAATTGCAAGGGGAGTATAGTTATGACCATTTTGGAAGATGTATTAAAAGACAATAAAGAATTTGTTGAAAATTTTGAAGGCACAGAGATGTCACACCATGCGCAAAAAAAATTAGCAATCCTTACTTGTATGGATTGTCGGTTAATAGACTTTTTTGAACCAGCACTTGGTCTTAAAAGAGGCGATGCAAAAATAGTTAGAAATGCAGGAAACTCAATTGTAGGCGAAGATGCAATTAGATCAATCGGAGCAGCTTTATATAATTTAGGTGCTGAAGAAGTAATGGTTGTAGGTCACACTGAATGCGGTATGGCTGGTGCAGATGCTGAAGCCCTTAAAGCTAAAATGCTTGAAAGAGGTATTGCAGAGGGAGATATTGCAAAATATAATCTTGAAGAGTGGATTGGCGGATTTGAATCTGAAGAAGAAAACGTCAAAAATGTTGTTGATAAAATTAAAAACCATCCATTGATTCCTGATGTACCTGTTCACGGTTTAATTATAGATATTGTAACAGGCGAATTGAAAGTTTTAGTAGATGGTTATTAGCCCATCTCTTTTTTTATTTATGAGTGTCTGCCAAAACTCAAAAATTAATTTTGAAAGAATACTGGGACGGATATGACTTCTCAATTAAATAACATTAACGCCCACCATCAGCTATTCGAAACCATTGCATATATGTCCCAGTTCAAAATCGGATTTGATATTCGAAATGGTTTCCGTTAATGTTAAAGTCATTCAAGTAAATTGAATGAAAAAAGCAGTTATTTCTTTTATCAACAATATCTGTTGGAAACATAAAGTAACAACTAATACAATAAATTACAACCATCTGTTTATCAAATATTGTCTTAAATTTAATTTTTATATATAATCTGAAATTAAAAAGTCTATCATGTTCCTGTGTTTTAATCCATTTCCGGAGAAATCTAGTTTGTCCATGCTTAAAACATATTTGTCAAAGTTATCGTTTATTTTTGCAAGTTCTGAAAATTCCCGTTCTATTGTTTTATCATTTTCTAATTGGTATGTTACTTGGATATAAATTTTTTCTTTGTCTTTGGTGCAGACGAAGTCTATTTCCTTTTTGTTTATCATTCCAATTTTAACATCATATCCTCTTCTGAGTAGTTCTATGTAGACTATATTTTCAAGGATTGAACCCATGTTTTCTATTTCTCCATATTTTGCTTGATAGAATCCATGATCAACTAGGAAGTATTTTTCGTTGTGTTGCAGTACCTTTTTTCCTTTTATGTCTTCTCTTGGTGCCTGATGTATGAAACATGCATTTTTTGAGTATAGGATGTAATCTAGTATTGTGTCTTTTGATATTTTTCTTCTCTCGTGTTTCATGTATTTGGCGATGTTGCCTGCTGAGAAGTTTTTTCCAAGATTCATTATTACATAGTCAAGTATTCTGTTGAGTATGTCTGTGTTTCTGATGTTGTGTCTTGTGACAATGTCTTTTAGGAGTATTGTATTGTATATGTCCCCCAGATAGGAATATTTGTCTTGTTGTGCTACTTGTTGTATTGGAGGCATTCCTCCATATTCCACATATTCTTTAAATAGTTCCTCCAAGTCTTTTGTGTCTGTTTTTTCTATTTCTTTTTTGTATTGTATGAATTCAGCGAATGAAAATGGGTAGATGTTTATTTTGTAGTATCGCCCAGAGATTAGTGTCGCCATTTCACCGGAGAGCAGTTCTGAGTTGGATCCTGTTATATATATGTCGCAGTCCAGGTCTACTCTGCATGCGTTTATGCTTTTTTCCCAGTTTTCTACATTTTGTATTTCATCAAATAGCAGGTAAATTTTGCCTTTTGTGTTTTCAGTCAGGTTTATTATGCATTCATCGAGCTGTTTGAAGTTTTCTATTTTGTTGTATTTCATGGATTCAAATGAAATAAGAAACATGTTTTCTTCATTTACTCCTCTGTTTTTTAGTTCTTCCTGAATGCTTTTTAATAGATATGTCTTACCGCTTCTTCTAACACCTGTAATAATTTTAATAGGTTCCTTACCTATTAATCTTTCAATTTGGTTTAAGTACAATTCCCTTTTAATCATTTTTTCACCGAACAATACTTATTGCATTAAATTTTGTATTTTAAAATATATAAATTTTGTCGAATATAATCGATAATATTAATAATTTTAATATAATCATCTAGTACAATCTACAATACATATGATTTTAATGTAATTGTCGAATACAATCGACAATATACTGACTTATAATCAAATAATAGATTATGCTCCAATATTTAAGTGGTTTTGCTTATAAATGAAAATAATTTTACAAACTCATACAATTATTGCTTCAAATATGAAAATAATACCTATATTAAATAAATTTAATTAAAATAAGATAAAATAACAAGTTATTCTTCAGAATGTTAACAAATTTAATACAAAAGCAGAAACAATTAGTCCATAAAATAACAAAGTTTAGCAAAAAAATAAAATTATGAAAAAACAGTTTAGTTTGTTGCAGATATTGGATTTTGGAGTGTGTCTTTTTTGCCAATAATTGTTCCTATATAAAAAATACAACATGTCAATTCGACCTCTGCTCTTTGTTCTTGATTCAATCCAATTTAAACCACCTAAATTTTATTTTAAGGGTTGATCCAGTAATTCTTTTAATTTGAATGCAGCGGATTTGTTTAGTATTATTTGGGTGTCTGATTCGTTTATTATTTCAATGTTTTCGCCGTCTGAAGTTAGGCGTTTGTTAAATAGGATTAATCTCACTTCCTCATCATCTGCACCTACACCTACTGATGATGCATAAATTATTTCTGAATCAGGATCAATTATCATGTTTTTATTGATTGGAATTTTTTCATTTCTCATGTTAAAAACCTCATAATTTATACTATCAATACATAATTTTCATTTACATCTTCAATGTAAACATCATAACTTTCTTTTATTCGAATTTCTTTTTCTAGTTGGATTAAATCTACATCAGGACTGTTTTCATCAAAAATTTCATCCAATTCTTCATCACTTAAATCATCATAAGGTTCATCAGCATAATTCATTGCTTCTTCAATTGCTGTCTTGTTTAATTCATCTAAAAGCATATTTAAGTTCACTACAATTGGAGATTGTAAATTTAAACGATATTTTGAGTTAGTGCTAATAACTAATTGTTTATCTATTAAATCATCAATGAATTTGTTTAATGTAATCCTAGAGATTTTAGCTCCAACTGCAATTTGTAATTTGGATAATTCGGCAAATGGATTCATCAATAAATAATCGATTACTTTTATTTGAGGATAATCACCTAAGATTTCATCTAACATAATAAACACCTCTGTATACTAAATATACAATCAGTCATTTAAATAATTTGCTATTGTATATACTCTATCCAACAATTTGTCCAAATATTACCAAGTTGAAAGTTTGTCTGATGACCATTATCAAATCCAAACAATATACCAAAAATTTAATCAACAATTTCAATAATAGAATTACATGAAAAACATTTTATAACGCCAAATGTAAACTATAGTGTTTTACTAAATATTCATACCTAAATATTCATTGACCCAGTTGTGTAGAATGAGGTTAAATCGACTATTTTGTAGAATTCTCCTTTAAATATTTTCTATTAACTCATTTAAGTTTTCATATATCATTTTTATTTGCCTTTTAAGTTGTCCTAGGGAGCATTTGGTAGTATTATTTGCAATGTACATTTTTGTACATGAGTTTAAAATCTTAATTTTTTTAGTCTCTTTCAAAAACTTGTGTGATTTGAATTTTTACTAGTTTTTGAGCCATGAAATTTTTTCGTTTTACTGTTGTTTCAACAATTTTTGCTGTTAAAATATGTTTAGAATGAATGTCTAAAAAGCGAAACTCTTGCTCGAATTCTTTTTTCCCTTAACAAATTTTTATCACCAACATGGGAACTGTATACGGGTTAATGTAACATTCGGCAGATCAAATATGCTGCCATCACAAGCACAAACAATATATCCTTTATATTTTGAAAATCCAGAAAATTTATCCATATAATTTCTCAATAAAAACATTCATTTAAGTCGATGAATGCCTGTGGGTTGATGAACATTCTTATGTTTTCCAATTGCTTGACTTGAAATCGTCTCGAAATCTTTTTTCATCATTAATGTGAAAAATCTTATCGATTCAATATAATCCTGTACAGCCTCTTTGAGAAAGAATATAAACCATACAATCTTTTTGATTCATTTTCCTTTCCTTAATGAATCTATTGGCCTCAGTAATATATTTTTTTGACACAAAACAATCAAATATTTTAAAAAAATCTATGATGAATCTATCAAAATAATACATCAGTCCACCTCCAATTAACTTAATCAGTGACTAAAAAAACTTTAATCACTAATATTAATATTTATAGTTAATAATATATAAAATAAACTATGCTTAATTATTGAAACTAACTATAAGTAAATTAAAACTATTCAATAAAGTATCAGAATAAGCACAGGTAAAATCAATTAAAATAAGTAAAAACTAAGCAATTTAGTAAAAAAAATTAAGAATAAAAAAAGAAGAAAAACCTTAAGTTTCTAGGAATGTCACTTAACCGTAAAGAATATATATCATGAAATAAAAAAATAAAATATTATTGCTATTAAACTAAAGGAGTGTAAATTTGAAGAATATAACTAAATTTTTATGTATATTAATATTTTTTTGTTTTATAATTTGTTTAAACTGCACTTATGCAGTTTCAGACAATGCAGTCGAAAATGATACGTTAAGCGTCGATTATCAATCAGAGGAT
This portion of the Methanobrevibacter sp. V74 genome encodes:
- the ilvN gene encoding acetolactate synthase small subunit; translation: MNGNCHVISTLVEDRPGVLQKVAGLFNRRGFNIDSITVGQSEVAGLSRMIITVHADQKDLEQVTKQLNKLVDVIKIKDITETAVQRELCLIKVNVPDQKARAEIMQYTNIFRAKIIDVTDQTLLIELTGDRKKINAFISLVESYGIKKIARTGLTAIARGV
- the purD gene encoding phosphoribosylamine--glycine ligase, producing MKVLVVGTGAREHAIADGLKDDVELYCYMSKVNPGMSKIAEFKQGDEGEVEKVAEYAAEKGIDIAFIGPEAPLGKGIVDELQKNGIKCVGPTQSAARIETDKSFMRKLFEDYEIEGSLIYKVFDNSEDVSKFLDEFDRDVVVKPVGLTGGKGVKIVGDHLKDNEEAKEYSCEVIDHVMGGFAQVIIEERLIGEEFTIQAFCDGKHLAPMPAAQDHPHAFEGDVGAITGGMGSYSDVDGLLPFLSQKNYDKAVKIMQDTIEAIAKEAEPYKGILYGQFMLTSDGPKLIEYNARFGDPEAMNVLPLLKTPLVDVCKSIVDGNLDTVEFENKASVCKYIVPDGYPETEYAGELIEVDEVAIEKFGAKVFYAAVSAEDDGIHLSGSRALGIVASGESIEEAEKVAEKACEFVKGNVYHRRDVGTAELVNKRVEHMKEILN
- a CDS encoding zinc-ribbon domain-containing protein produces the protein MYCRECGEKNPENAIYCKNCGIKLKEEAKKTTVIESENINHNSNYTYIPNNTQTTNSNNNSSDDDWKCCCGCLIVIFIIFALASLF
- a CDS encoding ATP-binding protein, which gives rise to MIKRELYLNQIERLIGKEPIKIITGVRRSGKTYLLKSIQEELKNRGVNEENMFLISFESMKYNKIENFKQLDECIINLTENTKGKIYLLFDEIQNVENWEKSINACRVDLDCDIYITGSNSELLSGEMATLISGRYYKINIYPFSFAEFIQYKKEIEKTDTKDLEELFKEYVEYGGMPPIQQVAQQDKYSYLGDIYNTILLKDIVTRHNIRNTDILNRILDYVIMNLGKNFSAGNIAKYMKHERRKISKDTILDYILYSKNACFIHQAPREDIKGKKVLQHNEKYFLVDHGFYQAKYGEIENMGSILENIVYIELLRRGYDVKIGMINKKEIDFVCTKDKEKIYIQVTYQLENDKTIEREFSELAKINDNFDKYVLSMDKLDFSGNGLKHRNMIDFLISDYI
- a CDS encoding carbonic anhydrase; amino-acid sequence: MTILEDVLKDNKEFVENFEGTEMSHHAQKKLAILTCMDCRLIDFFEPALGLKRGDAKIVRNAGNSIVGEDAIRSIGAALYNLGAEEVMVVGHTECGMAGADAEALKAKMLERGIAEGDIAKYNLEEWIGGFESEEENVKNVVDKIKNHPLIPDVPVHGLIIDIVTGELKVLVDGY
- the argF gene encoding ornithine carbamoyltransferase, producing the protein MANSLLSVNDIKDDVKYILDLASKIKAGDIEDKPLEGKTLAMIFQKSSTRTRVSFDVGMYQLGGRAIFLSSNDLQMGRGEPISDTAKVLSRFVDGIMIRAIKHEDVVKLAKYSDVPVISGLTDLEHPCQALADMLTVKEHFGSCEGRKICFVGDGNNVCNSLLLIAPLLGMNISVACPKGYETSEDILNTAREYATENNTEIIVSDDIEVALENVDVVYTDVWVSMGDEAEAAQRKIDFAPFQVNTDLMSLANDDAIFMHCLPAIRGQEVTSDVIDSDCSVIYDEAENRMHAQKAVLYYYLK
- a CDS encoding DUF2085 domain-containing protein codes for the protein MNIGKYFCHRIPERGFFIKGHQFPVCARCSGFYTGLALYLIVNYFYPHEYNLEMLIISMILMIPVAIDGLSQYFGPRESKNNLRFTTGFIGGVGLIIFLKIIMRWGLNVL
- a CDS encoding TMEM175 family protein is translated as MMDNLKTELVQHIEKLKENTVDDNQVKKLDAMAEHISNIDFSSVSSDKSKFYKKIKEGMTFFDKFKISLESNIDIDPGRILGLSDGIFGMVMTLLVFCMALPNVQLFTTNDFISYIQSNIQVFGYTLVSFILVSSFWIYYHEFIKINDLNIPYLWLNILFLGCISFIPFTTSLIGTYSHFFYSEVIFGLNILVTIISFMLMVSYAHKRGFLIKKLSKNEEKYINNTFSMIMGLTVIVNLLDFNVSSNFIYLFLLVPVISTLRDINFKMKS
- a CDS encoding acetolactate synthase large subunit, with the translated sequence MRGGEAIIESLKNMGVKTIFGYPGGQTIPFYDMLYDADIDHILVRHEQAAAHAADGYARASGRVGVCLATSGPGATNLVTGIGTAYMDSSPIVAITGQVPSHLIGNDAFQEADIIGITMPIVKHSFQPKDPDLIPSMIKSSFELAISGRPGPILIDVPKEVQEGELTEFSDDLITTPGYNPTLKGNLRQIKKASNLIKKAKKPIILAGAGVIISNACCELQKLAETINAPVMTSLLGKGAIDETADLSLGMLGMHGRKVSNDTINESDLLIAVGIRFSDRTTGRLDSFVPDTKIIHIDIDPAEIGKNVDVDLPIVGDAKNILKSLNKTLNGYKYSDEVRSWTDNLIKAKKELLPRVSYNNVPLKPQRVIKEISEVLNADAILTTDVGQNQMWAAHFYDTQKPRKFISSGGLGTMGFGFPAAIGAKVACPEEVVVSINGDGGFLMVCQELATVHDYDLPVIAIVLENRTLGMVYQWQSLLYNERHSQTKFKDSPDFVKLAESFGINAERITKPGETRDALSKAIKDNEAIVLDIVIDPEEALPMLPPGAGINEMIGEYKLEKDVI